The following are encoded in a window of Sphaerisporangium siamense genomic DNA:
- a CDS encoding XRE family transcriptional regulator, with protein MIEQVRALFERDGKPAPGIGETLLSAYESGLKRPGPEYLHYLCSVYRVEPAALGYDGPCICGHGHRMPGVVRGGLKEVKPENSPDTRELWTKPLSDSSADGGEEDENVLRRTLLAMIAGSTVPLNDSVLGAADNIRRRMDETLVSTTVSPAMLDHWEEAAASFGRQYMNTPPLRQLCDVLLEFSTVRQAMERHQPIDLQERLCALAARLAGLAGIIMIDLGDQRLARSFFRTSRTAADETGDRALRAWVTAREALVPLFYGDPREALNLAKKSRDLAGQTPCAAKAMAPVVEARALSMLANAGGKKDVVDQAKRALARARAAFAQMTPAQQEDTVFGYTERQLYFHQGDALTRLGQTVEADLILEQALEKYDGDLLDQTLIRFDQAHCRLLEGDGAEALRLGQEAVERVGEGFRTDIIVRRAADLARAIQAKCGPVEGLRDFVDQLAKLNPPADEASSAAAEVDA; from the coding sequence GTGATCGAGCAGGTGCGCGCCCTGTTCGAGCGTGACGGCAAGCCCGCACCCGGCATCGGGGAAACGCTTCTCAGTGCGTACGAAAGCGGGCTGAAGCGCCCCGGGCCCGAGTACCTCCACTATCTATGTTCCGTCTACCGGGTCGAGCCGGCCGCCCTCGGATACGACGGCCCGTGCATCTGTGGCCATGGCCACCGAATGCCAGGCGTCGTACGGGGCGGCCTCAAAGAGGTCAAACCCGAAAATTCCCCCGATACGCGTGAGCTGTGGACGAAACCGCTCAGCGACTCCTCCGCGGACGGGGGTGAGGAGGACGAGAACGTGTTACGTAGGACGCTGCTGGCGATGATCGCCGGATCCACGGTCCCGCTGAACGACTCCGTGCTCGGCGCGGCCGACAACATCCGCAGGCGTATGGACGAGACCCTGGTGTCGACCACCGTGTCCCCGGCGATGCTCGACCACTGGGAAGAGGCCGCGGCCTCTTTCGGACGGCAGTACATGAACACCCCGCCTCTTCGCCAGCTCTGCGACGTGCTCCTGGAGTTCAGCACCGTGCGGCAGGCGATGGAGCGCCACCAGCCGATCGACCTCCAGGAACGGCTGTGCGCCCTGGCCGCCCGCCTGGCGGGGCTGGCCGGCATCATCATGATCGACCTCGGCGACCAGCGCCTTGCCCGCTCCTTCTTCCGCACCTCGCGCACCGCGGCGGACGAGACGGGCGACCGCGCGCTGCGCGCCTGGGTCACCGCCCGCGAGGCCCTGGTGCCCCTGTTCTACGGAGACCCGCGCGAGGCGCTCAACCTGGCCAAGAAGAGCCGCGACCTCGCCGGCCAGACCCCGTGCGCGGCCAAGGCCATGGCCCCCGTCGTGGAGGCCAGGGCGCTGTCCATGCTCGCGAACGCCGGCGGCAAGAAGGACGTGGTCGACCAGGCCAAGCGCGCCCTGGCCCGCGCCCGCGCGGCGTTCGCCCAGATGACTCCCGCCCAGCAGGAGGACACCGTCTTCGGCTACACCGAGCGGCAGCTCTACTTCCACCAGGGCGACGCGCTCACCCGCCTCGGCCAGACCGTCGAGGCCGACCTGATCCTTGAGCAGGCGCTGGAGAAGTACGACGGCGACCTGCTCGACCAGACGCTCATCAGGTTCGACCAGGCGCACTGCCGGCTGCTCGAAGGCGACGGCGCGGAGGCGTTGCGGCTCGGCCAGGAGGCGGTCGAGCGGGTCGGCGAGGGCTTCCGCACGGACATCATCGTGCGCCGCGCCGCCGACCTCGCCCGCGCGATCCAGGCCAAGTGCGGCCCCGTGGAGGGCCTGCGCGACTTCGTCGACCAGCTCGCGAAGCTCAACCCTCCGGCCGACGAGGCGTCCTCCGCTGCCGCGGAGGTCGATGCATGA
- a CDS encoding GNAT family N-acetyltransferase yields MTLVLRRYRWSDRDAVWELHRTCLAQVGITLGDGVYYEDDIPRITEIYLADRGEFLVGEVEGAGIVAMGGLRRVDDETAELCRLRVRPDFQRRGFGTRIIDALEASALRLGYGRLRGDTTLSQGAALELYRKYGWREVRREERGGQVVVYGEKTLARDRSSQLTG; encoded by the coding sequence ATGACGCTTGTGCTCAGGCGGTATCGCTGGTCGGATCGGGACGCCGTCTGGGAGCTGCACCGCACCTGCCTCGCCCAGGTCGGGATCACGCTGGGGGACGGGGTCTACTACGAGGACGACATCCCTCGGATCACCGAGATCTACCTGGCCGACCGGGGCGAGTTCCTGGTCGGCGAGGTGGAGGGCGCCGGCATCGTGGCCATGGGCGGCCTGCGGCGCGTCGACGACGAGACCGCCGAGCTGTGCCGGCTGCGCGTGCGCCCCGACTTCCAGCGGCGCGGGTTCGGCACGCGGATCATCGACGCGCTGGAGGCGTCCGCCCTGCGCCTCGGCTACGGCAGGCTGCGCGGGGACACCACGTTGTCCCAGGGCGCCGCGCTGGAGCTCTACCGGAAGTACGGCTGGCGTGAAGTCCGCCGCGAGGAGAGGGGCGGGCAGGTGGTCGTTTACGGCGAGAAGACGCTGGCGCGGGACCGCTCATCGCAACTTACCGGTTAG
- a CDS encoding tetratricopeptide repeat protein has translation MRARPGHLWVHGGTSRDRLRVLDGLGLPGWPVPVLDAHRRPRGPYGFGGALLQALVPAALARAPGVVAAHDIEIRAVAPDLRDRVPARRAPLYTRLPDEERILVPAPRRTLRIANGITEFLRDCGVPLRTIVADNVDEADETDRELLQTLARRFDPDHVTIVTCSAKAPPDWFVGRAIKADLSAERESRDLAGRYVASDGILDDPRALAAYHALPPEVRARLHDRRADLLAATGGRSSHLGAIPYHREHGGDPSGAGVEALWAALDHCLGEGFLDAAADYGLRGLALAEPATVRWWNLLQGAATALAGIGRRDEARDLYERARRTSLDPEVHSASAYGAAMLDARHPDPARRDLGRAQGWVNEAIAISTLLPDRAVRAFKLGFDLNGKALIEMRAGRPDQALTLVESAVKLAETDLPPGRHLVHRMILHANRAQLLGVLGHPDEALEDLDTAVAMDPDYPDHHLDRGNLLFQMGRADDALADYDAAIRLSPPLPEGHYNRAQVLLAVGELGRARADLDRVLELDPGYLDAYINRAGLLAELGLDEAARADVTAGLSLAPGNPHLLCVLGQLETAAKAFTRAREAFDAALASSPALVPAWAGRADLRYETGDLDGAVVDLSRAIELDEGAALYFNRAVALDGLGRRDEALADLRRAHELDPGDQDIVTALHRT, from the coding sequence GTGAGGGCCCGTCCCGGCCATCTCTGGGTCCACGGAGGCACCTCGCGGGACCGTCTGAGGGTCCTGGACGGGCTCGGGCTCCCCGGATGGCCGGTCCCCGTGCTGGACGCGCACCGGCGGCCGCGCGGGCCGTACGGCTTCGGGGGAGCGCTGCTCCAGGCCCTGGTGCCGGCGGCCCTCGCCCGCGCGCCCGGCGTCGTGGCGGCGCACGACATCGAGATCCGAGCGGTGGCACCCGATCTGCGCGACCGGGTGCCGGCCCGCCGTGCGCCGCTCTACACCCGCCTGCCGGACGAGGAGCGCATCCTCGTGCCCGCCCCGCGCCGCACGCTGCGGATCGCGAATGGCATCACCGAATTCCTCCGGGACTGCGGGGTGCCGCTCCGGACGATCGTGGCGGACAACGTGGACGAGGCCGACGAGACCGATCGCGAACTTCTCCAGACGCTCGCGCGGCGTTTCGATCCGGACCATGTGACGATTGTCACGTGTTCGGCTAAAGCGCCGCCGGATTGGTTTGTGGGACGTGCGATAAAAGCTGATTTATCGGCCGAGAGAGAATCACGCGATCTCGCGGGCCGATATGTCGCCTCCGACGGCATCCTGGACGACCCGCGCGCCCTCGCCGCCTACCACGCGCTGCCCCCGGAGGTACGCGCCCGCCTGCACGACCGCCGTGCCGACCTGCTGGCCGCCACCGGTGGACGATCCTCACACCTCGGGGCGATCCCCTACCACCGCGAACACGGCGGCGACCCCTCCGGAGCCGGCGTCGAGGCGCTGTGGGCCGCCCTCGACCACTGCCTCGGCGAGGGGTTCCTGGACGCCGCCGCCGATTACGGGCTGCGCGGTCTGGCGCTGGCCGAGCCCGCCACGGTCCGCTGGTGGAACCTCCTCCAGGGCGCGGCGACCGCGCTGGCAGGGATCGGCCGCAGGGACGAGGCGCGCGACCTGTACGAGCGGGCGCGCCGCACGAGCCTGGACCCCGAGGTCCACTCGGCGTCGGCCTACGGCGCCGCGATGCTGGACGCGCGCCACCCCGACCCCGCGCGCCGCGACCTCGGCCGCGCCCAGGGCTGGGTCAACGAGGCCATCGCGATCTCGACGCTGCTGCCCGACCGAGCCGTGCGGGCGTTCAAACTGGGCTTCGACCTCAACGGCAAGGCCCTGATCGAGATGCGCGCCGGCCGCCCCGACCAGGCGCTGACGCTGGTGGAGTCGGCCGTCAAGCTCGCCGAGACGGACCTGCCCCCCGGCAGGCACCTGGTCCACCGCATGATCCTGCACGCCAACCGCGCGCAGCTCCTCGGCGTGCTGGGCCACCCGGACGAGGCCCTGGAGGACCTGGACACCGCGGTGGCCATGGACCCCGACTACCCGGACCACCACCTGGATCGCGGCAACCTTCTGTTCCAGATGGGCCGCGCGGACGACGCGCTCGCCGACTACGACGCCGCGATCCGGCTCAGCCCGCCCCTGCCCGAGGGCCACTACAACCGCGCCCAGGTCCTGCTGGCCGTGGGCGAGCTGGGGCGCGCCCGCGCCGACCTGGACCGTGTGCTGGAGCTCGACCCCGGCTACCTGGACGCCTACATCAACCGGGCGGGCCTGCTGGCCGAGCTCGGACTGGACGAGGCCGCCAGGGCCGACGTCACGGCCGGGCTCTCCCTGGCCCCGGGCAACCCGCACCTGCTCTGCGTGCTCGGCCAGCTCGAAACCGCGGCGAAGGCCTTCACCCGGGCGCGCGAGGCCTTCGACGCGGCACTGGCGTCCTCACCCGCCCTCGTCCCGGCCTGGGCGGGCCGCGCGGACCTGCGCTACGAGACCGGTGACCTCGACGGCGCGGTCGTGGACCTGTCCCGCGCCATCGAGCTGGATGAGGGAGCGGCGCTGTACTTCAACAGGGCCGTCGCCCTCGACGGGCTCGGCAGGCGGGACGAGGCGCTGGCCGACCTGCGCCGCGCCCACGAGCTGGACCCCGGCGACCAGGACATCGTCACCGCCCTGCACAGGACCTGA
- a CDS encoding NUDIX hydrolase, with amino-acid sequence MTTSDRPAARVVCVDGQGRVLLMRWRDAVSGRVFWEPPGGGIDSGEGPLEAARRELAEETGLPGDAVIDMWVPVARDYHWLGVHYVKVEPFYLARFPGTPPVTPAALTHEEVDTFLGHAWHTLDEIAALDDAVEPPTLTEVVRLLRDPPTDLGRP; translated from the coding sequence ATGACGACCAGTGACCGGCCCGCCGCGCGCGTGGTCTGCGTGGACGGCCAGGGCAGGGTGCTGTTGATGCGCTGGCGCGACGCCGTCAGCGGACGGGTGTTCTGGGAGCCGCCCGGCGGGGGCATCGACTCCGGGGAGGGCCCGCTGGAGGCCGCGCGGCGCGAGCTGGCCGAGGAGACCGGGCTCCCCGGCGACGCGGTGATCGACATGTGGGTGCCCGTGGCGCGGGACTACCACTGGCTCGGCGTCCACTACGTGAAGGTGGAGCCGTTCTATCTGGCGCGCTTCCCCGGCACCCCGCCGGTCACGCCGGCCGCGCTCACCCACGAGGAAGTGGACACCTTCCTCGGCCACGCCTGGCACACCCTGGACGAGATCGCGGCCCTGGACGACGCCGTCGAGCCGCCCACGCTGACGGAGGTCGTCCGCCTGCTCCGCGACCCGCCCACGGACCTCGGCCGGCCGTGA
- the purU gene encoding formyltetrahydrofolate deformylase: MSSEFVLTLSCPDRPGVVAAVSGVLAAHGCNITESQQFGDPFAGRFFMRVQFTSTLPEDELRAAFAALVPELAMEFRLHDLAVKPRVLVMVSKLGHCLNDLLYRTRSGLLDIEIVGVVSNHPDMRPLTQSYGIDYHHLPVTSETKQRQEAEILTLVEYYRADLVVLARYMQVLSEELCAKLTGKVINIHHSFLPSFKGAKPYHQAYSRGVKLIGATAHYVTAELDEGPIIEQEVARVDHTHSPDDLAAMGRDVERLALARAVRWHAEQRVVLDGHKTIVFQR, from the coding sequence GTGAGCTCGGAGTTCGTACTGACCTTGTCGTGTCCGGACCGGCCGGGCGTGGTGGCCGCCGTCTCCGGGGTCCTGGCGGCGCACGGCTGCAACATCACCGAGAGCCAGCAGTTCGGCGACCCGTTCGCCGGGCGCTTCTTCATGCGGGTCCAGTTCACCTCCACCCTCCCCGAGGACGAGCTGCGCGCGGCGTTCGCCGCGCTGGTCCCCGAGCTGGCGATGGAGTTCCGGCTGCACGACCTCGCGGTCAAGCCCCGCGTGCTCGTGATGGTGAGCAAGCTCGGCCACTGCCTGAACGACCTGCTGTACCGCACGCGCTCGGGCCTGCTGGACATCGAGATCGTCGGCGTCGTCTCCAACCACCCCGACATGCGCCCGCTCACCCAGTCGTACGGCATCGACTACCACCACCTGCCGGTCACGTCCGAGACCAAGCAGCGCCAGGAGGCCGAGATCCTCACGCTGGTGGAGTACTACCGCGCCGACCTGGTGGTGCTGGCCCGGTACATGCAGGTCCTGTCTGAGGAGCTGTGCGCCAAGCTCACCGGCAAGGTGATCAACATCCACCACTCGTTCCTGCCGTCGTTCAAGGGCGCCAAGCCCTACCACCAGGCGTACTCGCGCGGGGTCAAGCTGATCGGCGCGACCGCGCACTACGTGACCGCCGAGCTGGACGAGGGCCCGATCATCGAGCAGGAGGTCGCCCGCGTGGACCACACGCACTCGCCCGACGACCTCGCCGCGATGGGCAGGGACGTCGAGCGGCTCGCGCTCGCCCGGGCCGTCCGCTGGCACGCGGAGCAACGCGTGGTGCTGGACGGCCACAAGACGATCGTCTTCCAGAGGTAG
- a CDS encoding prolyl oligopeptidase family serine peptidase, with the protein MTRVPYPNARRDSVVDHYHGTPVPDPYRWLESAEDPATKEWLDAQGELFAKAMAASPLRDTFRERIAELVRSGTVGPPAWRGDRRFFMRREPDQEHAVLYTAGPDEVEHVLLDPMAFDSSGLTTIDSWQPDKEGRRLAYQISVGGDEESRLHVVDIATGERLDGPIDRCRYSPIAWLPGGEAFYYVRRLHPGEVPEGEEQYHRRVYLHRLGTPTDEDVLIFGEGMEKTNYYGISVSRDGRWLTVSASRGTAPRNDVWVADLAASPLESPRFVTVQEGVDAQTALLFGRDGLLYVFTDRDAPRGRMCVASPDAPAYEGWRELVPEDPEAVLTDFAILDDLERPVMLVGWTRHAISEISVHDLTTGEKVGEVPTPGLGAIGGITERPEGGHEAWFGYTDHTTPPSIQRYDARTGETTLWAASPGAVELPEVTTEQVVYHSADGTEVHMIVVSRPGEGPRPTILYGYGGFGLSMTPGFSGATLAWVEAGGVYAVAQLRGGGEQGEQWHRAGMLAHKQNVFDDLHAAAEHLIATGVTTADRLAISGGSNGGLLVGAALTQRPELYAAVACSAPLLDMVRYEKFGLGATWNVEYGTTDDPEEFSWLWGYSPYHHVREGVRYPATLFMVFSSDTRVHPLHAWKMCAALQHAQAPDGPPILLRNESEVGHGARAVSRSVDLMADQYAFLAQHTGLTG; encoded by the coding sequence ATGACGCGAGTGCCGTACCCGAACGCACGCCGTGACTCCGTGGTCGACCACTATCACGGCACGCCCGTGCCCGATCCGTACCGCTGGCTTGAGAGCGCGGAAGATCCCGCGACGAAGGAATGGCTCGACGCGCAGGGCGAGCTGTTCGCCAAGGCCATGGCCGCGTCACCCCTGCGGGACACCTTTCGCGAGCGCATCGCCGAGCTGGTCCGCTCCGGCACGGTCGGCCCGCCGGCCTGGCGCGGCGACCGCCGCTTCTTCATGCGCCGCGAGCCCGACCAGGAGCACGCCGTGCTCTACACCGCCGGCCCCGACGAGGTCGAGCACGTCCTGCTCGACCCGATGGCCTTCGACTCCTCCGGCCTGACCACGATCGACTCCTGGCAGCCGGACAAGGAGGGCCGGCGCCTGGCGTACCAGATCTCGGTGGGCGGCGACGAGGAGTCCCGGCTGCACGTCGTCGACATCGCGACCGGCGAGCGCCTGGACGGCCCGATCGACCGCTGCCGCTACTCCCCCATCGCCTGGCTGCCCGGCGGCGAGGCGTTCTACTACGTCCGCAGGCTCCACCCCGGCGAGGTCCCCGAGGGCGAGGAGCAGTACCACCGCCGCGTCTACCTGCACCGCCTCGGCACGCCCACCGACGAGGACGTCCTGATCTTCGGCGAGGGCATGGAGAAGACCAACTACTACGGCATCTCGGTGTCCCGGGACGGCCGGTGGCTGACGGTCTCGGCGTCGCGGGGCACGGCGCCGCGCAACGACGTCTGGGTGGCCGACCTCGCCGCCTCGCCCCTGGAGTCCCCCCGGTTCGTCACCGTCCAGGAGGGGGTGGACGCGCAGACGGCGCTGCTGTTCGGCCGCGACGGCCTGCTGTACGTCTTCACCGACCGCGACGCCCCGCGCGGCCGCATGTGCGTGGCCTCCCCGGACGCCCCGGCCTACGAGGGCTGGCGCGAGCTCGTCCCGGAGGACCCCGAGGCCGTGCTCACCGACTTCGCGATCCTGGACGACCTGGAGCGCCCGGTCATGCTGGTGGGCTGGACCCGCCACGCCATCAGCGAGATCTCCGTGCACGACCTGACCACCGGCGAGAAGGTCGGCGAGGTCCCCACTCCCGGTCTCGGCGCGATCGGCGGCATCACCGAGCGTCCCGAGGGCGGGCACGAGGCCTGGTTCGGCTACACCGACCACACCACCCCGCCGAGCATCCAGCGCTACGACGCCCGCACCGGCGAGACCACGCTGTGGGCGGCGTCCCCCGGCGCCGTGGAGCTGCCCGAGGTCACCACCGAGCAGGTCGTGTACCACTCCGCCGACGGCACCGAGGTCCACATGATCGTGGTGTCCCGGCCCGGCGAGGGGCCCCGCCCCACCATCCTGTACGGCTACGGCGGCTTCGGCCTGTCCATGACGCCGGGCTTCTCCGGGGCCACCCTGGCCTGGGTCGAGGCCGGCGGGGTCTACGCCGTCGCCCAGCTCCGCGGCGGCGGCGAGCAGGGCGAGCAGTGGCACCGCGCGGGCATGCTCGCCCACAAGCAGAACGTCTTCGACGACCTGCACGCCGCGGCCGAGCACCTGATCGCCACCGGGGTCACCACCGCGGACCGGCTGGCGATCTCCGGGGGCTCCAACGGCGGGCTGCTGGTCGGCGCGGCGCTCACCCAGCGCCCCGAGCTGTACGCCGCGGTGGCGTGCTCGGCGCCGCTGCTGGACATGGTCAGGTACGAGAAGTTCGGTCTCGGCGCCACCTGGAACGTCGAGTACGGCACCACCGACGACCCGGAGGAGTTCTCCTGGTTGTGGGGCTACTCGCCCTACCACCACGTCCGCGAGGGCGTGCGCTATCCGGCGACGCTGTTCATGGTCTTCTCCTCCGACACCCGGGTGCATCCGCTGCACGCCTGGAAGATGTGCGCCGCCCTCCAGCACGCCCAGGCGCCGGACGGGCCGCCGATCCTGCTGCGCAACGAGAGCGAGGTCGGGCACGGAGCCCGGGCGGTCAGCCGCTCGGTCGACCTCATGGCCGACCAGTACGCCTTCCTCGCCCAGCACACCGGGCTCACCGGCTGA
- a CDS encoding HNH endonuclease, which yields MRQVLLLNATFEPLTTLNLHRAVVLVIREKADVVHRDGRGAVLRSASRTVDVPSVIRLRRYVRIPYRSRIPLTRAALMRRDDYRCAYCGLRAETIDHVLPRSRGGLHTWENCVASCMQCNHRKADRLLEEIGWTLRVAPVVPRGVHWRLIGAQFDGDPQWAPYLAETAA from the coding sequence ATGCGCCAGGTCCTGCTGCTGAACGCCACCTTCGAGCCGTTGACCACCCTCAACCTGCACCGGGCCGTCGTGCTCGTGATCAGGGAGAAGGCCGACGTCGTCCACCGCGACGGGCGGGGCGCCGTACTCCGCTCCGCCTCGCGCACGGTGGACGTGCCCTCGGTCATCAGGCTCCGGCGATATGTCCGCATTCCTTACCGCTCGCGCATCCCGCTGACCCGGGCCGCGCTCATGCGCAGGGACGACTACCGCTGCGCGTACTGCGGTCTGCGCGCGGAGACGATCGACCACGTCCTGCCCCGCTCCAGGGGCGGGCTGCACACGTGGGAGAACTGCGTCGCCTCGTGCATGCAGTGCAACCACCGCAAGGCGGACCGCCTGCTGGAAGAGATCGGCTGGACGCTGCGCGTCGCGCCGGTGGTGCCGCGGGGCGTCCACTGGCGGCTCATCGGGGCGCAGTTCGACGGCGACCCCCAGTGGGCGCCCTACCTCGCCGAGACGGCCGCCTGA
- a CDS encoding FmdB family zinc ribbon protein yields the protein MPRYDYRCRACGSTFELSRPMSAAGDAAVCPQGHDDTVKLLSTVAVTGGAQAPRPAGGGCCGGGCCG from the coding sequence ATGCCGCGTTACGACTACCGCTGCCGCGCCTGCGGATCGACCTTCGAGCTCTCGCGCCCCATGTCCGCCGCGGGCGACGCCGCCGTCTGCCCGCAGGGCCACGACGACACGGTAAAACTGCTGTCGACGGTCGCCGTCACGGGCGGCGCGCAGGCCCCCCGTCCCGCCGGGGGAGGCTGCTGCGGCGGCGGATGCTGCGGCTGA
- a CDS encoding helix-turn-helix transcriptional regulator, protein MANVTTPLLTTAEIAALALSLAHLGEGPQAVTARRGLRSVFEQLNLDDEVVAETLDTLTTPLPPDVARRARTIASAVTGRQVVRLHYRDASGRVSSRDVEPVTCLVHRDHWYLVGWCRTAAGIRAFRFDRIVAVEPTLVPARAHRAERYLPFQRRRAA, encoded by the coding sequence ATGGCAAACGTCACCACGCCCCTTCTGACGACCGCCGAAATCGCCGCTCTCGCCTTGTCCTTGGCCCATCTGGGCGAAGGCCCCCAGGCGGTGACCGCCCGCCGGGGTCTGCGCTCGGTATTCGAACAGCTGAACCTCGACGACGAGGTCGTGGCCGAGACGCTCGACACCCTGACCACTCCCCTGCCCCCGGACGTCGCCCGGCGCGCCCGCACGATCGCGTCCGCCGTGACCGGCCGCCAGGTGGTGCGCCTGCACTACCGCGACGCCTCCGGGCGGGTGAGCTCGCGCGACGTCGAGCCCGTCACCTGCCTGGTGCACCGGGACCACTGGTACCTCGTGGGCTGGTGCCGCACGGCGGCCGGCATCAGGGCGTTCCGGTTCGACCGCATCGTGGCGGTGGAGCCGACACTGGTGCCCGCGCGGGCGCACCGCGCCGAGCGCTACCTGCCCTTCCAGCGGAGAAGGGCGGCATAA
- the ilvD gene encoding dihydroxy-acid dehydratase translates to MPALRSRTVTHGRNMAGARALLRATGVAGSDFGKPIVAVANSFTQFVPGHVHLREVADVVAGAVREAGAIPREFNTIAVDDGIAMGHGGMLYSLPSRELIADAVEYMVNAHCADALVCVSNCDKITPGMLLAAFRLNIPTVFVSGGPMEAGKTPGRKLDLIDPMIAAADDGVSDAELLEMEENACPTCGSCSGMFTANSMNCLTEALGLALPGNGTTLATHTARKALFEKAGRQVVEIARRYYEQDDASVLPRAIATRDAFENAMALDVAMGGSTNTILHLLAAAREAGVDFGLKEINELSLRVPCLCKVAPATAKYHVEDVHRAGGIPAILGELDRAGLLHRDAHSVHASSLTEFLGAWDPKSPGVTEEALELWHAAPGNVRTVKAYSQDARWDSLDLDRAEGCVRDLEHAYTRDGGLAVLYGNISPDGAIVKTAGVDESIWRFSGPAVVFESQEDAVEGILGGKVSAGDVVVIRYEGPKGGPGMQEMLYPTSFLKGRGLGKACALITDGRFSGGTSGLSIGHASPEAAEGGMIALVEDGDLIEIDIPGRSMELRVSEAELAARRERLLSSLGGYRPRERTRPVSAALQAYAALTTSASTGASRDLSQLSR, encoded by the coding sequence ATGCCGGCCCTCAGGTCACGTACGGTCACTCACGGCAGGAACATGGCGGGTGCCCGCGCCCTCCTCCGGGCCACGGGCGTGGCCGGCTCCGACTTCGGCAAGCCGATCGTCGCGGTGGCCAACAGCTTCACCCAGTTCGTCCCCGGCCACGTCCATCTGCGCGAGGTCGCCGACGTGGTCGCCGGCGCCGTCCGCGAGGCCGGGGCCATCCCACGGGAGTTCAACACCATCGCCGTCGACGACGGCATCGCCATGGGCCACGGGGGCATGCTCTACTCCCTGCCCTCCCGCGAGCTGATCGCCGACGCCGTCGAGTACATGGTGAACGCCCACTGCGCCGACGCGCTGGTCTGCGTCTCCAACTGCGACAAGATCACCCCGGGCATGCTGCTGGCCGCGTTCCGGCTCAACATCCCGACCGTCTTCGTCTCCGGCGGCCCCATGGAGGCCGGCAAGACCCCCGGCCGCAAACTCGACCTCATCGACCCGATGATCGCCGCGGCCGACGACGGCGTCTCCGACGCCGAGCTCCTCGAGATGGAGGAGAACGCCTGCCCCACCTGCGGCTCGTGCAGCGGCATGTTCACCGCCAACTCCATGAACTGCCTCACCGAGGCGCTCGGCCTGGCCCTGCCGGGCAACGGCACCACCCTCGCCACCCACACGGCGCGCAAGGCACTGTTCGAGAAGGCCGGGCGCCAGGTCGTCGAGATCGCCCGCCGCTACTACGAGCAGGACGACGCGTCGGTTCTGCCGCGCGCCATCGCCACCCGCGACGCATTCGAGAACGCCATGGCGCTGGACGTCGCCATGGGCGGCTCGACCAACACCATCCTTCACCTGCTGGCCGCGGCCCGCGAGGCCGGCGTGGACTTCGGCCTCAAAGAGATCAACGAGCTGTCGCTGCGCGTCCCCTGCCTGTGCAAGGTCGCGCCCGCCACGGCGAAGTACCACGTCGAGGACGTCCACCGTGCCGGCGGCATCCCGGCCATCCTGGGCGAGCTGGACCGCGCGGGTCTGCTCCACCGCGACGCCCACAGCGTGCACGCCTCCTCCCTGACCGAGTTCCTCGGCGCCTGGGACCCGAAGTCCCCCGGCGTCACCGAGGAGGCCCTGGAGCTGTGGCACGCCGCCCCCGGCAACGTGCGCACCGTCAAGGCCTACTCGCAGGACGCCCGGTGGGACTCCCTGGACCTGGACCGCGCCGAGGGCTGCGTCCGCGACCTGGAGCACGCCTACACCCGCGACGGCGGCCTGGCGGTCCTGTACGGCAACATCTCGCCCGACGGCGCCATCGTCAAGACGGCGGGCGTCGACGAGTCGATCTGGCGGTTCAGCGGCCCCGCGGTGGTGTTCGAGTCGCAGGAGGACGCCGTCGAGGGCATCCTGGGCGGCAAGGTGTCGGCCGGCGACGTCGTGGTGATCCGCTACGAGGGCCCCAAGGGCGGCCCCGGCATGCAGGAGATGCTCTACCCGACCAGCTTCCTGAAGGGCAGGGGCCTCGGCAAGGCGTGCGCGCTGATCACCGACGGCCGGTTCTCCGGCGGCACCTCCGGCCTGTCCATCGGCCACGCCTCCCCCGAGGCCGCCGAGGGCGGCATGATCGCCCTGGTCGAGGACGGCGACCTGATCGAGATCGACATCCCCGGGCGGAGCATGGAGCTGCGGGTCTCCGAGGCCGAGCTGGCCGCGCGGCGCGAGCGCCTGCTGTCGTCCCTGGGCGGCTACCGCCCGCGTGAGCGCACCCGGCCGGTGAGCGCCGCCCTGCAGGCCTACGCCGCGCTCACGACCTCGGCCTCCACCGGCGCGTCCCGCGACCTGTCCCAGCTGTCTCGCTGA